One genomic segment of Intestinimonas butyriciproducens includes these proteins:
- a CDS encoding DUF3793 family protein: MYRELDQVLAYHCGPALAGVKAANLVSLSMEEFPELRETAAKYNRLFQGKGVSFRLLCGCGKRALLLVYREEQLARQLREPLAAELLRRDGYPEGADVGRLLDLLSTRLRMGKEFPHEIGLFLGYPPEDVLGFQRYRGQNCKLCGYWKVYSDVDRARVLFRLYDRCREVLCRRVARGMTLSEVFLAA, translated from the coding sequence ATGTACAGAGAATTGGACCAGGTATTGGCCTATCACTGCGGGCCCGCGCTGGCGGGAGTGAAGGCGGCAAATCTCGTCTCCCTTTCCATGGAAGAGTTTCCGGAGCTGCGGGAGACGGCGGCGAAGTACAACAGGCTGTTTCAGGGAAAGGGCGTATCATTCCGGCTGCTGTGTGGGTGCGGGAAACGGGCGCTGCTCCTGGTGTATCGGGAGGAGCAGCTTGCACGGCAGCTCAGGGAGCCGCTGGCGGCAGAGCTGCTGCGGAGGGATGGATATCCCGAGGGAGCGGACGTGGGACGCCTGCTGGATCTGCTGAGTACACGGCTGCGGATGGGGAAGGAATTTCCCCACGAGATCGGGCTGTTTCTGGGTTATCCGCCGGAAGATGTGCTGGGCTTCCAGCGCTACCGGGGGCAAAACTGCAAGCTGTGCGGATACTGGAAGGTCTATTCCGATGTGGACCGGGCGCGGGTGCTTTTCCGGCTCTATGACCGATGCCGGGAGGTTCTGTGCAGGCGGGTTGCCCGGGGCATGACCCTGTCCGAGGTATTTCTGGCGGCCTGA
- a CDS encoding FtsW/RodA/SpoVE family cell cycle protein — MWLTDSVKEFFRKADVLLLVLIVAASLFGVVLIYSATRWMGAAGARFVPIQLVAIVLGVAVYFVMSFVDVELFTERSWKWMLFFNVCIILMLLTPFGVGKEQTGNNSWLAFPFLPMNIQPAEVAKIFFVLLLAFQCRKLQDWGISRFTSVVQLAGHSLFMAALIAVVSGDFGMVLVYLGLFVIIAWTAGVKKRWFLLALVLGVAAVIVVWPHVPGYIQGRFTVVIDHITGNPDTYVEQTQGRGWQQTRSILAIGSGGLFGQGYLQGTQTQSASEEALPARHTDEIFAVCGEEFGMVGCILVILLLTAIILRCVWVARRANSPMAAYVAMGYAAMLLLQTVINIGMCLYVFPVVGLTLPFFSSGGSSIITLYACMGIVSGIKMRSLPSWLRDRSQL; from the coding sequence TTGTGGCTCACCGATAGCGTCAAAGAATTTTTCCGCAAAGCGGACGTGCTTCTCCTTGTGCTCATTGTGGCGGCCTCGCTGTTCGGCGTGGTGCTCATCTACAGCGCCACCCGCTGGATGGGCGCCGCCGGCGCGCGGTTCGTCCCCATTCAGCTCGTCGCCATAGTCCTGGGTGTGGCGGTCTATTTCGTCATGTCCTTTGTGGACGTGGAGCTCTTTACCGAGCGAAGCTGGAAATGGATGCTTTTCTTCAATGTATGCATCATTCTCATGCTCCTCACCCCCTTCGGCGTGGGCAAAGAGCAGACCGGGAACAACAGCTGGCTGGCGTTTCCCTTCCTTCCCATGAATATCCAGCCGGCTGAGGTGGCCAAGATTTTCTTTGTCCTGCTGTTGGCCTTTCAATGCCGCAAGCTTCAGGACTGGGGCATCAGCCGTTTCACCTCGGTGGTGCAGCTGGCCGGGCACTCCCTCTTTATGGCGGCCCTCATCGCCGTGGTCTCCGGGGACTTCGGCATGGTCCTGGTCTATCTGGGCCTCTTCGTCATCATCGCCTGGACGGCCGGGGTCAAAAAGCGGTGGTTTCTCCTTGCCTTGGTGCTCGGAGTCGCTGCGGTCATCGTCGTCTGGCCCCATGTCCCCGGCTACATCCAGGGCCGCTTCACCGTAGTCATCGACCACATCACCGGCAACCCGGACACCTATGTGGAGCAGACCCAGGGCCGCGGCTGGCAGCAGACCCGCAGCATCCTGGCCATTGGCAGCGGCGGCCTTTTCGGTCAGGGCTATCTGCAGGGCACGCAAACCCAGAGCGCTTCGGAAGAGGCGCTCCCCGCCCGGCATACCGACGAGATCTTCGCCGTCTGCGGAGAGGAGTTCGGCATGGTGGGCTGCATCCTGGTCATCCTGCTCCTCACCGCCATCATCCTCCGCTGCGTGTGGGTGGCCCGCCGGGCCAACAGTCCCATGGCGGCCTATGTCGCCATGGGTTACGCCGCCATGCTCCTCCTTCAGACGGTCATTAACATCGGCATGTGCCTGTATGTCTTTCCCGTGGTGGGGCTCACCCTCCCCTTTTTCAGTTCCGGAGGCTCCTCCATCATCACTCTCTATGCCTGCATGGGCATCGTCTCCGGCATCAAGATGCGCTCTCTCCCCAGTTGGCTGCGGGACCGGAGCCAGCTATAG
- a CDS encoding GNAT family N-acetyltransferase: MDRIRMTGPESPYYRQAMELYAAGFSLHEQRRPEEQIQAMRDPAFHCDALVESGTFIGLLFYWEAVGVTYVEHFAVVEALRSSGAGSRALAAFCPAHAPVVLEIDPPVDAVSTRRKGFYQRLGFAENSYAHRHPPYRTGFAPHPLVVMSWPEALSPEAYSTFSRMLSHRVMRYAQVGISQLAAT, encoded by the coding sequence ATGGATCGGATTCGTATGACAGGCCCTGAGAGCCCTTATTATAGGCAAGCCATGGAGCTGTACGCCGCCGGCTTTTCCCTCCATGAGCAGCGCAGGCCGGAGGAGCAGATTCAGGCCATGAGGGATCCCGCCTTCCACTGCGATGCGCTGGTGGAAAGTGGGACCTTCATCGGGCTTCTCTTCTATTGGGAGGCAGTGGGCGTCACCTATGTGGAACATTTTGCCGTGGTGGAGGCCCTGCGGAGCTCCGGTGCCGGCTCCCGTGCCTTGGCCGCGTTCTGTCCCGCCCACGCCCCCGTGGTATTGGAGATCGATCCGCCTGTGGACGCCGTCTCCACCCGTCGGAAAGGCTTTTATCAGCGGCTGGGCTTCGCCGAAAACTCCTACGCACACCGCCATCCGCCCTATCGTACGGGATTCGCGCCCCACCCGCTGGTCGTCATGTCCTGGCCCGAGGCCCTTTCGCCAGAGGCTTACAGCACCTTTTCCCGTATGCTCTCTCACCGCGTCATGCGGTATGCCCAGGTGGGAATCAGCCAGCTTGCAGCAACCTAA
- a CDS encoding helix-turn-helix domain-containing protein encodes MSLKGKIPPEVKIQAVEDYLAIRKGSTQIREELGIRLSTFQAWLRKYQTEGPAGLHPKKHVTSYPSSLKLAAVEDYMGGGGSLDAMCRKYGISSHAVLQQWITLYNQGHREFKTRRAREETDMAEKEKLSQEQKLQAVLYCLEHQLDYRRTSEQYKITYQQIYSWVKKYQEQGEAGLLDRRGRRRPPSEYSEEEKAAAKLRQLEAENRRLQMENDFLKKLNELEGRR; translated from the coding sequence ATGAGTTTAAAAGGCAAAATACCGCCGGAGGTAAAGATTCAGGCTGTGGAGGACTACCTAGCGATCCGTAAGGGTTCCACACAGATCCGGGAAGAGTTAGGCATACGATTGAGCACTTTCCAGGCATGGCTGCGGAAATATCAGACGGAGGGGCCTGCGGGTCTGCATCCGAAAAAGCATGTTACAAGTTATCCATCCTCACTGAAGCTGGCGGCAGTAGAAGACTACATGGGCGGAGGAGGCTCGCTGGATGCCATGTGCCGCAAATACGGGATTTCCTCCCATGCGGTTTTACAACAATGGATTACGTTGTATAATCAAGGCCATAGAGAGTTCAAGACACGCAGAGCGCGGGAGGAAACAGATATGGCCGAGAAAGAAAAATTATCGCAGGAGCAAAAGCTGCAGGCAGTACTATACTGCTTAGAACATCAACTGGACTACCGGCGGACCAGCGAACAGTACAAGATCACCTATCAGCAGATCTATAGCTGGGTCAAAAAATATCAGGAGCAGGGAGAAGCTGGGTTGCTTGACCGCCGGGGGAGACGCCGCCCTCCTTCCGAATACAGCGAGGAGGAAAAAGCCGCGGCAAAGCTGCGGCAGCTGGAAGCGGAAAACAGAAGGCTTCAAATGGAGAACGATTTCTTAAAAAAATTGAACGAACTGGAGGGGAGGCGGTAA
- a CDS encoding IS3 family transposase: MERTGGEAVNRLTRRRKVYEAIHTLRQEKGYEIASLCALSGIPRCSYYKWLHREESASEKENTLLLEEIIRLYSEVKGIYGYRRMTLNVNSRLKRNYNHKRIYRLMKSVHMQAVIRRKKKHYVILEPRVTAENVLNREFTANGPNEKWLTDVTEFKLINGKKAYLSAILDLHDKSIVAYALGQSNNNQLVFDTFDRAVRANPGAHPLFHSDRGYQYTNRQFKAKLDGIHATQSMSRPGRCIDNGPMEGFWGILKSEMYYLRQFHTFEELKKAIDEYIDFYNTRRLQAKLKGLAPLAYRNQTLVA, translated from the coding sequence ATTGAACGAACTGGAGGGGAGGCGGTAAACAGGCTCACACGCCGCAGGAAGGTCTATGAGGCGATCCATACGCTTCGTCAGGAAAAAGGATATGAAATCGCATCGTTATGCGCGTTATCCGGGATTCCCCGCTGTTCTTACTACAAATGGCTTCACCGGGAAGAAAGTGCCTCAGAAAAAGAAAATACCCTCTTGCTGGAAGAAATCATCCGTTTGTACAGCGAAGTAAAAGGCATCTACGGTTATCGCCGTATGACGCTGAATGTGAACAGCCGGCTCAAAAGAAACTACAACCACAAGCGGATTTACCGCCTGATGAAAAGTGTACATATGCAGGCCGTGATACGCCGAAAGAAAAAGCACTATGTCATATTAGAACCGCGTGTTACCGCGGAAAACGTATTGAACAGAGAATTTACGGCAAATGGTCCCAATGAGAAATGGCTGACAGATGTCACAGAATTCAAACTTATCAATGGGAAGAAAGCATACCTGAGTGCGATCCTTGATCTCCATGACAAAAGCATCGTTGCGTATGCACTGGGCCAATCCAACAACAATCAGCTTGTTTTTGACACCTTTGACAGAGCGGTGAGAGCCAACCCCGGCGCCCATCCTCTGTTTCACAGCGACAGGGGCTATCAGTACACCAACCGGCAGTTCAAAGCAAAGCTGGACGGTATCCATGCAACGCAGAGTATGTCCCGGCCCGGCCGCTGCATCGACAACGGCCCTATGGAGGGCTTCTGGGGGATTCTCAAATCTGAAATGTACTACCTCCGGCAATTTCATACCTTCGAGGAATTGAAGAAAGCCATCGACGAATACATAGACTTTTACAATACAAGGCGGCTTCAAGCTAAGTTAAAGGGCCTGGCTCCCCTTGCTTACAGGAACCAGACCCTCGTGGCGTAA
- a CDS encoding ZIP family metal transporter yields MESVYWAAGGTGFTFLMTTLGASVVLFFKKGTTAGMQRIFLGFAAGVMTAASVWSLLIPAIEEAEAAGWPGWIPAAGGFLLGVAFLMLLDGLLPHLHPGAKDPEGARTDLKRTTLLVFAVTLHNIPEGMAVGLSFALAAQHGGDAALYTAAMALAIGIGIQNFPEGAAISLPLRQEGMGRFKAFLCGSLSGVVEPIFGVLAVLVAGGISPVMPWLLAFAAGAMMYVVVEELIPEAHLGEHSNVGTLGVMAGFLVMMVLDVALG; encoded by the coding sequence ATGGAATCTGTCTATTGGGCGGCGGGCGGCACAGGATTCACCTTTCTAATGACCACCTTGGGCGCTTCTGTCGTTTTATTCTTCAAGAAGGGGACCACAGCGGGGATGCAGCGTATCTTCCTGGGCTTTGCGGCGGGTGTGATGACGGCGGCCTCGGTCTGGTCCCTGCTCATCCCTGCTATAGAAGAGGCGGAAGCGGCGGGCTGGCCGGGGTGGATCCCGGCGGCGGGCGGCTTTTTGTTGGGCGTGGCGTTCCTCATGCTGCTGGACGGGCTGCTGCCCCATCTGCACCCCGGCGCCAAGGACCCGGAGGGGGCCAGGACGGATCTGAAGCGGACCACCCTTCTGGTCTTTGCCGTCACCCTGCACAACATCCCGGAGGGCATGGCGGTGGGACTCAGTTTCGCCCTGGCGGCCCAGCACGGAGGCGACGCGGCCCTCTATACCGCGGCGATGGCTTTGGCCATCGGGATCGGTATTCAGAACTTCCCGGAGGGGGCCGCCATATCCCTGCCGCTGCGGCAGGAGGGGATGGGACGCTTCAAGGCGTTCCTCTGCGGGAGCCTCTCCGGCGTGGTCGAGCCGATTTTCGGCGTCCTGGCCGTTCTTGTGGCGGGCGGTATTTCGCCGGTGATGCCTTGGTTGCTGGCATTTGCCGCCGGCGCCATGATGTATGTGGTGGTGGAGGAGCTCATCCCGGAGGCCCATCTGGGCGAGCACTCCAATGTGGGCACGCTGGGCGTTATGGCGGGCTTCCTTGTTATGATGGTGCTGGATGTGGCCCTGGGTTAG
- a CDS encoding metal-dependent transcriptional regulator, producing the protein MEFSNAALRYLVAVYELSDGGSAVRSVDIARMMEVSPASVVHMMGVLSQGGFVRKRRYGQVQLTGEGIRTANRLYTKAALLEAFFLQELGVDDQIARRDAVSCLFALSEESIEHICCRTLQKEAREPIILQASGA; encoded by the coding sequence ATGGAATTTTCCAATGCGGCCCTGCGCTATCTGGTTGCGGTTTATGAGTTGAGCGACGGTGGAAGCGCTGTGCGCTCCGTGGATATTGCGCGGATGATGGAGGTCTCTCCGGCCAGCGTGGTCCATATGATGGGCGTGCTGTCTCAGGGCGGCTTTGTCCGGAAGCGCCGCTATGGACAGGTCCAGCTCACCGGGGAAGGGATTCGGACGGCAAACCGACTCTATACAAAAGCGGCGCTGTTAGAGGCATTTTTCCTTCAGGAGTTGGGTGTAGACGATCAGATCGCCCGCCGGGACGCGGTGTCCTGCCTGTTCGCGCTCTCGGAGGAGAGCATCGAACACATCTGTTGCAGGACCCTTCAGAAGGAGGCCAGGGAACCGATTATTCTGCAGGCGTCCGGGGCATGA
- a CDS encoding UvrD-helicase domain-containing protein has protein sequence MLIADLHIHSKYSRATSRDCVPEYLDFWARRKGISLVGTGDFTHPAWRAELMEKLVPAEEGLYTLREDVRFREDTAPEVRPRFVVTGEISTIYKKNGRTRKVHSLILLPSLEAADVLARKLEAIGNIHSDGRPILGLDTRDLLEITLESCPEAVFIPAHIWTPHFSLFGAFSGFDAIEDCFEDLTPCIHALETGLSSDPPMNWRLSALDKYQLVSNSDAHSPAKLGREANLLDIRPSYPELAKAMETGEGLAGTIEFFPEEGKYHLDGHRSCRMCLSPQETEAAGGRCPICGKKLTIGVLHRVEELADRAEDYVKPDAKSFESLVPLPEVIAASEGGSAAGGKVNRKYERMLRELGPEFHILREVPEADIGEVAGPLVAEGIRRLRKGEVRRMPGYDGAYGVIGLLEPAEREALNGQVSLFGLGEAPAAHRGRAAKAAKRMAEPVYAAPAGEGLNAEQREAVTAQARAVEVVAGPGTGKTKTLVARIAYLIEERGVKPGEITAVTFTNQAAGELRERLEERLGGRRAVHGMTIGTFHAICLDLLSKRPQGVRLIGSYEALEAAEDVRCALGVDLKPGKLLQEVSRRKNGLDTELENEVFDAYCAHLRELRLLDFDDLLLETLELWEKDGPRASAERRFTHLLVDEFQDCNTVQSRLLRAWGRKGKSLFVIGDPDQSVYGFRGSDPGCFQRVEEDLKDLAAVRLVKNYRSTPEIVGCALTVIGRNGGAPRVLEAVRPTGAPVRVLTVESPLSEAIFVAKEIGRMVGGVDMLAAQRGGAPDREAVRAFGDIAVLYRTRRQAELLEQCLSRDGIPCVVAGREDFLNDGRVRGALCFFRHLMEPEDTLSFRSALTLGLDCPADLAEAVPAQWTMLEGTVEERVRTLGERYAQAPWVESWSRLALKAMPGLRGEKPGRLLEHWAEGAGCDGAEPIRRLLNMTVFYRDMADLLQNLTLGQERDLLRSAGLGYASGAVTLMTLHGSKGLEFPVVFLCGANKGTIPLESERHPTDKAEERRLFYVGMTRAREELILLTGPEPSPFLDDLPARYVSRETAAPRRPRAEGVQLSLF, from the coding sequence ATGCTGATCGCCGATCTGCATATCCACTCCAAATACTCTAGAGCCACCAGCCGGGACTGTGTGCCGGAATACCTGGATTTCTGGGCCAGACGGAAGGGCATTTCTCTGGTGGGGACCGGGGATTTCACCCACCCGGCTTGGCGGGCCGAGCTCATGGAGAAGCTGGTCCCGGCAGAGGAGGGGCTCTATACGCTGCGGGAGGACGTCCGTTTTCGGGAGGACACTGCCCCGGAGGTCCGGCCGCGCTTTGTGGTCACGGGGGAGATTAGTACCATCTATAAGAAAAACGGCAGGACGCGGAAGGTCCACAGCCTGATCCTGCTGCCCTCCCTGGAGGCGGCCGATGTCTTGGCGCGGAAGCTGGAGGCTATCGGAAATATCCATTCCGACGGGAGACCCATTTTGGGCCTGGATACCCGGGACCTGCTGGAGATCACGCTGGAGTCCTGCCCAGAGGCCGTCTTTATTCCGGCCCATATCTGGACGCCCCATTTCTCCCTGTTCGGAGCCTTCTCCGGATTTGACGCCATAGAAGACTGCTTCGAAGATTTGACGCCCTGCATCCATGCCCTGGAGACGGGGCTCTCCTCCGACCCGCCCATGAACTGGCGGCTCTCCGCCCTGGACAAATATCAACTGGTCTCCAATTCAGATGCGCACTCCCCGGCCAAGCTGGGGCGGGAGGCCAACCTGCTGGACATCCGGCCTTCCTATCCGGAACTGGCAAAAGCGATGGAGACGGGAGAGGGCCTGGCGGGCACCATCGAGTTCTTCCCGGAGGAGGGGAAATATCATCTGGACGGGCACCGGAGCTGTCGGATGTGCCTGTCTCCCCAGGAGACGGAGGCCGCCGGGGGACGCTGTCCGATATGCGGGAAAAAGCTGACCATCGGTGTTCTACATCGGGTCGAAGAGCTGGCAGACCGGGCGGAGGACTATGTGAAGCCGGATGCCAAGAGTTTTGAGAGCCTGGTGCCTCTGCCGGAGGTCATTGCCGCCTCGGAAGGGGGCTCAGCCGCCGGCGGCAAGGTGAACCGTAAGTATGAGCGCATGTTGCGGGAGCTGGGGCCGGAATTTCACATCCTGCGGGAGGTGCCGGAGGCGGACATCGGTGAGGTGGCCGGTCCCCTGGTGGCAGAGGGGATCCGCCGGTTGAGAAAGGGAGAGGTACGCCGGATGCCCGGCTATGACGGAGCCTATGGCGTGATCGGCCTGCTGGAGCCCGCGGAACGGGAGGCGCTGAACGGCCAGGTGAGCCTTTTTGGCCTGGGGGAGGCGCCTGCGGCCCACAGAGGCCGGGCGGCCAAAGCGGCCAAGCGGATGGCGGAGCCGGTGTACGCAGCGCCCGCCGGCGAAGGCCTCAACGCGGAACAGAGGGAAGCCGTGACCGCCCAGGCACGGGCGGTGGAGGTAGTTGCGGGGCCGGGTACGGGCAAGACCAAGACCTTGGTGGCCCGCATCGCCTATCTGATAGAGGAGCGGGGCGTGAAGCCCGGCGAGATCACCGCTGTGACCTTTACCAATCAGGCCGCGGGGGAGCTCCGGGAACGGCTGGAGGAGCGGTTGGGAGGCAGGCGGGCGGTCCATGGGATGACCATCGGGACCTTCCATGCCATTTGTCTGGACCTTCTCTCCAAACGGCCCCAGGGCGTCAGGTTGATCGGAAGCTATGAGGCGCTGGAGGCGGCGGAGGATGTGAGATGTGCGCTGGGCGTGGATCTCAAGCCGGGGAAGCTTCTCCAGGAGGTCTCCCGGCGGAAAAACGGCCTGGACACGGAGCTGGAGAACGAGGTATTCGACGCCTATTGCGCTCATCTGCGGGAGTTAAGACTTCTGGACTTTGACGATCTGCTCTTGGAGACGCTGGAGCTGTGGGAGAAGGACGGCCCCAGGGCCTCGGCGGAGCGGCGCTTCACGCACCTGCTGGTAGACGAGTTCCAGGACTGCAACACTGTGCAGAGCCGGCTGCTCCGCGCTTGGGGACGGAAGGGAAAGAGCCTTTTTGTCATCGGGGACCCGGACCAGTCTGTTTACGGTTTTCGTGGCTCCGACCCGGGGTGCTTCCAGCGGGTGGAGGAGGATTTGAAAGACCTGGCCGCCGTTCGACTGGTCAAAAATTACCGCTCTACGCCGGAGATCGTGGGCTGTGCGTTGACGGTCATCGGACGAAACGGCGGTGCGCCCAGGGTGCTGGAGGCCGTCCGGCCCACAGGCGCGCCTGTCCGCGTCCTCACGGTGGAGAGTCCCCTCTCCGAAGCCATCTTTGTGGCCAAGGAGATCGGGCGCATGGTGGGGGGCGTGGATATGCTGGCGGCCCAGAGGGGCGGTGCGCCGGACCGGGAGGCGGTGCGTGCCTTTGGGGACATCGCCGTGCTCTACCGCACCCGGCGGCAGGCGGAGCTGCTGGAGCAGTGCCTGAGTCGGGACGGTATCCCCTGTGTGGTGGCGGGCCGGGAGGATTTCCTGAACGACGGACGGGTGCGGGGCGCGCTGTGCTTTTTCCGCCACCTGATGGAGCCGGAGGACACGCTGTCCTTCCGTTCCGCCCTGACGCTGGGGCTGGACTGCCCGGCGGACTTGGCGGAGGCCGTCCCCGCACAGTGGACGATGCTGGAGGGGACCGTGGAGGAGCGCGTCCGGACGCTGGGAGAGAGATACGCCCAAGCTCCCTGGGTGGAGAGCTGGAGCCGTCTGGCGCTGAAAGCGATGCCGGGCCTCCGGGGGGAAAAGCCCGGAAGACTGCTGGAGCACTGGGCGGAAGGCGCAGGCTGCGATGGGGCGGAACCAATCCGCAGGCTGTTGAATATGACGGTTTTCTATCGGGATATGGCTGACCTGCTTCAAAATCTGACGTTGGGCCAGGAGCGGGACCTGCTGCGCAGCGCCGGACTGGGGTATGCGTCGGGGGCGGTGACGCTGATGACGCTCCATGGCTCCAAGGGCCTTGAATTCCCGGTGGTGTTTCTCTGCGGGGCGAACAAGGGGACCATTCCGCTGGAGTCGGAGCGGCATCCCACGGATAAGGCGGAGGAGCGCCGGCTCTTCTACGTAGGCATGACCCGGGCCAGGGAGGAGCTGATTCTGCTCACCGGCCCGGAGCCCTCCCCCTTCCTGGACGACCTCCCGGCCCGGTATGTGAGCCGGGAAACGGCCGCGCCCCGGCGCCCCAGGGCGGAGGGTGTGCAGTTGAGTCTATTTTAG
- a CDS encoding flavodoxin encodes MSKMSVIYWSQTGNTEAMARAVAEGAQAAGAEVKVLEVSQASGSDVQDCDLLALGCPAMGAEVLEESEFEPFFESIEGSLSGKKVALFGSYGWGDGQWMRDWWDRAGKDGAKLYGDEGLIINETPDDAGLEQCRSFGGGFAGF; translated from the coding sequence ATGAGCAAGATGTCTGTTATCTACTGGTCCCAGACCGGTAACACCGAGGCCATGGCCCGCGCCGTCGCGGAGGGCGCTCAGGCCGCCGGCGCGGAGGTGAAGGTGCTGGAGGTCTCTCAGGCCTCGGGGAGCGATGTGCAGGACTGCGACCTGCTGGCCCTGGGATGTCCGGCCATGGGTGCCGAAGTGCTGGAGGAGTCCGAGTTCGAGCCCTTCTTCGAGAGTATCGAGGGAAGCCTCTCGGGGAAGAAGGTGGCCCTCTTCGGCTCCTATGGCTGGGGCGACGGGCAGTGGATGCGGGACTGGTGGGACCGCGCAGGGAAGGATGGCGCCAAGCTGTACGGCGACGAGGGGCTGATCATCAATGAGACCCCGGACGACGCCGGCCTGGAGCAGTGCAGAAGCTTCGGCGGCGGGTTCGCCGGATTCTGA
- a CDS encoding catalase, giving the protein MSNGWYQLEHNRPRKGVPYLPGSTPRREPYIPVTRSTAPEPPIPERLPQEPPAPLVRQRETEPAPLVEAAPAEEQGETAWERTDSAPPPMPEEEPSAHSQTVGAGGPVVLLDGALHETLAGFIHEKPLERAVHAKGWGAFGQFETGRAMGEYTMLPFLQRVGEQTPTVSRFSLAVSSRDTPDASRNVRGFSTKFYTGNGVFDLLCNHLPVFSVRDAMRFPEFIRTLGPARGSNLRDPERFWAFVAHAPEALHFVTWLYSDAGTVKSLCHLRTYGVNTYVWRNAAGKRRYVKYHWLPQAGTEFLTAAESAALAGDPDVAGRGLYEAIARGEGPEYELRVQLMDPADAESLPYDPLDATKVWSEEDYPLQPVGRLILNRNPENYREQVEKLAFSPANLLPGAEFSDDKLLQGRSVVYWDAQRRRLGTDFRKIPVNRQEGWTPDQQVSSGLGAETAGTQVRAGISRRDDFTQAGERYRTLPREEQEHLEENIASELRDVSRETRETVLDYLNRADRDYGGRVAEKSRA; this is encoded by the coding sequence ATGTCCAATGGATGGTATCAACTGGAACATAACCGCCCCCGGAAAGGGGTACCCTACCTGCCTGGCAGCACACCGCGCAGAGAACCCTATATTCCCGTGACCCGGAGTACGGCACCTGAGCCCCCCATTCCGGAGCGTCTGCCGCAGGAGCCTCCCGCCCCCCTGGTACGGCAGAGGGAGACGGAACCCGCACCCCTGGTTGAGGCGGCGCCCGCTGAAGAGCAGGGGGAGACGGCGTGGGAGCGGACGGACAGCGCTCCTCCTCCCATGCCGGAGGAGGAGCCCTCTGCCCACAGCCAGACAGTGGGGGCGGGCGGGCCGGTGGTGCTGCTGGATGGAGCGCTGCACGAGACGCTGGCGGGCTTTATCCATGAAAAGCCCCTGGAACGGGCGGTCCACGCAAAGGGATGGGGGGCTTTTGGCCAGTTTGAGACGGGGCGGGCCATGGGGGAATATACCATGCTGCCCTTTCTGCAGCGGGTGGGGGAGCAGACGCCCACGGTCTCCCGCTTTTCCCTGGCCGTTAGCAGCCGGGACACACCTGACGCATCTCGGAACGTACGGGGCTTCTCCACCAAATTTTACACCGGCAACGGCGTATTTGATCTCCTCTGCAATCACCTCCCCGTATTCTCCGTGCGGGACGCCATGCGCTTTCCGGAATTCATCCGGACGCTGGGGCCCGCGCGGGGGAGCAACCTCAGGGACCCGGAGCGATTCTGGGCGTTTGTGGCCCATGCGCCGGAGGCGCTCCACTTCGTCACATGGCTTTACTCGGACGCGGGGACCGTGAAAAGCCTGTGCCATCTGCGGACCTACGGGGTCAACACCTACGTCTGGCGAAATGCGGCGGGAAAGAGGAGATACGTCAAATACCACTGGCTCCCCCAGGCGGGGACGGAGTTTTTGACGGCGGCGGAGTCTGCCGCCCTGGCAGGGGACCCGGACGTGGCGGGGCGGGGGCTGTACGAGGCCATTGCCCGGGGAGAAGGGCCGGAATACGAGCTGCGGGTCCAGCTTATGGACCCCGCGGACGCTGAAAGTCTGCCCTATGACCCGCTGGATGCCACCAAGGTGTGGAGCGAAGAGGACTATCCGCTCCAGCCGGTGGGGAGGCTGATTTTGAACCGGAATCCGGAGAACTACCGGGAGCAGGTGGAAAAACTGGCTTTTTCCCCGGCCAATCTGCTCCCCGGTGCGGAGTTTTCTGACGACAAACTGCTGCAGGGGCGATCCGTCGTGTACTGGGATGCCCAACGCCGCCGTCTGGGGACGGATTTTCGGAAGATACCCGTTAATCGCCAGGAAGGCTGGACCCCGGACCAGCAGGTGTCTTCCGGGCTGGGCGCGGAAACGGCGGGGACACAGGTCAGGGCCGGAATTTCCCGCCGGGATGATTTTACGCAGGCGGGAGAGCGGTACCGCACGCTCCCGCGGGAGGAGCAGGAGCACCTGGAGGAAAATATCGCCTCGGAGCTGCGCGATGTGTCCCGGGAAACGCGGGAAACTGTGCTGGATTACCTGAACCGCGCCGACAGGGATTATGGCGGCCGGGTCGCGGAAAAGAGCAGGGCATGA